The following proteins are encoded in a genomic region of Pseudodesulfovibrio mercurii:
- a CDS encoding response regulator has product MSVITVFNGLFCEAGVVVKRVVDATGCRLITDQEIVADAARLSGMAEDRIARAFQAKASVFNTFSHEKEQAIAWMRLAVAKRLVEDEAMVIPGFASQLPDPNIGHILKVCLISDKKARVAVAEREEGFAEKHAMKLIRKDDEDRAAWVKALRDVDDPWSGTLYDLVLPVASTGVDRCADLIVEQLSNAAVQVTDRTRAAVQDFLLAARVETVLAKEGHSVQVSAHKGTVTLTINKHVLLLEKLERELKSIVADVDGVMAVEAQVGKGFHQTDIYRKMDFEVPSKVLLVDDEREFVQTLSERLMMRDMGSAVVYDGESALDLVREDEPEVMILDLKMPGIDGIEVLRRVKSEHPNIEVIILTGHGSEADRQVCMELGAFAYLHKPVDIDVLSETLKAANDKIRAEK; this is encoded by the coding sequence ATGTCAGTTATTACCGTTTTCAACGGATTGTTTTGCGAAGCCGGTGTGGTGGTCAAGCGCGTCGTGGACGCCACGGGCTGCCGCCTGATCACGGACCAGGAGATCGTGGCCGACGCCGCGCGCCTGTCCGGCATGGCTGAGGACCGCATCGCCCGGGCCTTCCAGGCCAAGGCCTCGGTCTTCAACACCTTCAGCCACGAAAAGGAGCAGGCCATCGCCTGGATGCGTCTGGCCGTGGCCAAGCGGCTGGTCGAGGACGAGGCCATGGTCATTCCCGGCTTCGCCTCCCAGCTGCCCGATCCGAACATCGGCCACATCCTCAAGGTCTGCCTGATCTCCGACAAGAAGGCGCGGGTGGCCGTGGCCGAGCGTGAGGAGGGCTTCGCCGAGAAGCACGCCATGAAGCTCATCCGCAAGGACGACGAGGATCGCGCCGCCTGGGTCAAGGCCCTGCGCGACGTGGACGATCCGTGGTCCGGCACCCTCTACGACCTGGTCCTGCCCGTGGCCTCCACCGGCGTGGACCGCTGCGCGGACCTCATCGTCGAGCAGCTCTCCAACGCCGCGGTCCAGGTCACCGACCGGACCCGCGCGGCCGTGCAGGACTTCCTCCTGGCCGCCCGCGTGGAGACCGTGCTGGCCAAGGAGGGCCACAGCGTCCAGGTCTCGGCCCACAAGGGCACCGTCACCCTGACCATCAACAAGCACGTGCTCCTGCTGGAGAAGCTGGAGCGCGAACTGAAGTCCATCGTCGCCGACGTGGACGGGGTCATGGCCGTGGAGGCCCAGGTGGGCAAGGGATTCCACCAGACCGACATCTACCGCAAGATGGACTTCGAGGTGCCCTCCAAGGTCCTGCTCGTGGACGACGAGCGCGAATTCGTCCAGACCCTGTCCGAACGGCTGATGATGCGTGACATGGGTTCGGCCGTGGTTTACGATGGGGAGTCCGCCCTGGATCTGGTGCGCGAAGACGAGCCCGAGGTCATGATCCTCGACCTGAAGATGCCCGGCATCGATGGCATCGAGGTTCTGCGCCGGGTCAAGAGCGAGCACCCGAACATCGAGGTCATCATCCTGACCGGCCACGGTTCGGAGGCGGACCGCCAGGTGTGCATGGAGCTGGGCGCCTTCGCCTACCTGCACAAGCCCGTGGACATCGACGTCCTGAGCGAGACGCTCAAGGCCGCCAACGACAAGATCAGAGCCGAAAAGTAA
- a CDS encoding sensor histidine kinase, which produces MAALFEKIRPKFWDTEDGGGAGKNLFNYRRIWRFAIVLLALVALIPLMVMAFIDYNVTRHSLESENLLRTARTTSNTRRSVAYFLEERAKALEFLALDRGVGALRSRENLAAVLASLQQSFGGFVDLGVINDQGRQIAYVGPYDLLGRDYSGQEGFSTTMEHGTYISRVFLGFRDEPHLVVSRKVHDGPSGEDFILRATLDTDQFNSILQLDLPGGGDAFVVDREGIIQTPSREHGALLTKVDLAIPGYSETTSVEQVRGGDGLEYSVGFAYIHDTPFVVLVVKRTKELMKPLQTIRMELLWILISSILIILLVIVGVATYLVNKVYIADQTRARTLHRMEHTNRMASIGRLAAGVAHEINNPLAIINEKAGLVRDLFIYKQEYAHDERLLRNIDSILNSVARCGKITKRLLSFARHIDVEMDEIEFKDLANEVIDFLRKEAEYRSIAIEMDIPENLPPFISDRGKLQQIFLNLVNNAFQAMNDGGHLSISARETACDHLVFAVTDDGCGIPEADIKRIFDPFFSTKKKTGGTGLGLSITYGLVQELGGTMAVESEVGKGTTFTITMPLKGTKPECKTDKA; this is translated from the coding sequence ATGGCAGCACTGTTCGAAAAGATACGGCCCAAATTCTGGGACACGGAAGATGGCGGCGGAGCGGGCAAGAACCTGTTCAACTACCGGCGCATCTGGCGTTTCGCCATCGTCCTGCTGGCGCTGGTGGCCCTGATCCCCCTGATGGTCATGGCCTTCATCGACTACAACGTCACCCGGCATTCCCTGGAATCCGAGAACCTGTTGCGCACGGCCCGGACCACTTCCAACACCCGGCGGTCCGTGGCCTACTTCCTGGAGGAGCGGGCCAAGGCCCTGGAGTTCCTGGCCCTGGATCGTGGCGTGGGCGCCCTGCGCAGCCGCGAGAACCTGGCCGCGGTCCTGGCCTCCCTGCAACAGAGCTTCGGCGGGTTCGTGGACCTGGGCGTGATCAACGACCAGGGGCGGCAGATCGCCTACGTCGGCCCCTACGACCTGCTCGGCCGCGACTACAGCGGCCAGGAGGGGTTCTCCACGACCATGGAGCACGGCACCTACATCAGCCGGGTCTTCCTCGGCTTCCGCGACGAGCCGCACCTGGTGGTCTCGCGCAAGGTGCACGACGGTCCGTCCGGCGAGGACTTCATCCTGCGGGCCACGCTGGACACGGACCAGTTCAACTCCATCCTTCAGCTCGACCTGCCCGGCGGCGGCGACGCCTTCGTGGTGGACCGGGAGGGCATCATCCAGACCCCGTCCAGGGAGCACGGCGCGCTGCTGACCAAGGTGGACCTGGCCATCCCCGGTTATTCCGAGACGACCAGCGTGGAGCAGGTCCGGGGCGGGGACGGGCTGGAGTACTCCGTGGGCTTCGCCTACATCCACGACACGCCGTTCGTCGTCCTGGTGGTCAAGCGCACCAAGGAACTGATGAAGCCGTTGCAGACCATCCGCATGGAACTGCTCTGGATACTCATCTCGAGCATCCTGATCATCCTGCTGGTCATCGTGGGCGTGGCCACCTACCTGGTCAACAAGGTCTACATCGCGGACCAGACCAGGGCGCGGACCCTGCACCGCATGGAGCACACCAACCGCATGGCCTCCATCGGACGGCTGGCGGCGGGCGTGGCCCACGAGATCAACAACCCCCTGGCCATCATCAACGAGAAGGCCGGACTGGTCCGCGACCTGTTCATCTACAAGCAGGAGTACGCCCACGACGAGCGGCTGCTGCGGAACATCGACTCCATCCTCAACTCCGTGGCCCGGTGCGGCAAGATCACCAAGCGGCTTCTCAGCTTCGCCCGGCACATCGACGTGGAGATGGACGAGATCGAGTTCAAGGACCTGGCCAACGAGGTCATCGACTTCCTGCGCAAGGAGGCCGAGTACCGGTCCATCGCCATCGAGATGGACATCCCCGAGAACCTGCCCCCGTTCATCTCGGACCGGGGCAAGCTGCAACAGATCTTCCTCAACCTGGTGAACAACGCCTTCCAGGCCATGAACGACGGCGGACACCTGTCCATCTCGGCCAGGGAGACGGCCTGCGACCACCTGGTCTTCGCCGTGACCGACGACGGCTGCGGCATCCCGGAGGCGGATATCAAGCGCATCTTCGACCCGTTCTTCTCGACCAAGAAGAAGACCGGCGGCACCGGGCTCGGCCTGTCCATCACCTACGGCCTGGTCCAGGAACTCGGCGGGACCATGGCCGTGGAGAGCGAGGTGGGCAAGGGGACGACCTTCACCATAACCATGCCCCTCAAGGGGACCAAGCCCGAATGCAAGACGGACAAGGCATAG
- a CDS encoding response regulator codes for MKVLLVDDEVELVSAMAERLGFRDVDADWTDNGESALEMADKTAYDVAVLDMKMPKLSGLELMERLAERHPDMKFIFLSGHGSESDFKAGCAAGCNYLIKPIQLEELVALIRKVAA; via the coding sequence ATGAAAGTACTGTTGGTAGACGACGAAGTGGAACTGGTTTCCGCCATGGCCGAGCGCCTCGGGTTCCGGGACGTGGACGCGGACTGGACGGACAACGGCGAGTCGGCCCTGGAAATGGCCGACAAGACCGCCTACGACGTGGCCGTCCTGGACATGAAGATGCCCAAGCTGAGCGGCCTGGAGCTCATGGAGCGGCTGGCGGAACGGCACCCGGACATGAAGTTCATCTTCCTGTCCGGCCATGGCTCGGAATCGGATTTCAAGGCGGGCTGCGCCGCGGGCTGCAACTATCTGATCAAGCCCATCCAGCTCGAGGAACTGGTCGCCCTGATCCGCAAGGTGGCGGCGTAA
- a CDS encoding HAMP domain-containing histidine kinase, whose translation MSRTQCEPREGLRFFGRISASVSHEIKNVFAVINEAAGLIEDFTLMAERGMPIQPERLKGAAKTIQGQIRRGDGIVRNMNAFAHSTDEDIREVNLVEALKLAADLTSRFADMRQIKLTVGESKPVSMVACPFDLTRLLHSSMVAAFDSMRPGDTLVITVSPADGGASFSLSVPGKDAPLKNDEPFADQARALNARVEVDEKTGTSQLLLAAAGAPA comes from the coding sequence ATGAGCCGGACCCAGTGCGAGCCCCGCGAGGGACTCAGATTTTTCGGGCGCATCAGCGCCTCCGTGTCCCATGAGATCAAGAACGTGTTCGCCGTGATCAACGAGGCGGCCGGGCTGATCGAGGACTTCACGCTCATGGCCGAGCGCGGAATGCCCATCCAGCCGGAGCGGCTCAAGGGCGCGGCCAAGACCATCCAGGGCCAGATCCGGCGCGGCGACGGCATCGTCAGGAACATGAACGCCTTCGCCCATTCCACCGACGAGGACATCCGCGAGGTGAACCTGGTCGAGGCCCTGAAACTGGCGGCGGACCTGACCTCCCGGTTCGCCGACATGCGGCAGATCAAGCTGACCGTGGGCGAGAGCAAGCCCGTGTCCATGGTCGCGTGCCCCTTTGATCTGACGCGGCTGCTGCACTCCTCCATGGTGGCGGCCTTCGATTCCATGCGGCCGGGCGACACGCTGGTCATCACCGTGTCCCCCGCAGACGGCGGCGCATCGTTCTCCCTTTCCGTGCCCGGAAAGGATGCCCCGCTCAAGAATGACGAACCGTTCGCCGACCAGGCAAGGGCCCTGAACGCCCGGGTCGAGGTGGACGAAAAGACCGGGACGAGCCAGTTGCTGCTTGCGGCCGCGGGCGCACCCGCGTAG
- a CDS encoding response regulator, whose amino-acid sequence MAEKVLLIDDEVEFLEALSERMEIRGMDVTTAENANAAVSAINSGDYDAIVLDLQMPDMNGIDMLKVIRKTNPDMQVILLTGQATLEAGIQAMKLGAMDFMEKPADIDALTDKIKKAQAKKMVIVEKKTEKKVNEILKSKGW is encoded by the coding sequence ATGGCAGAAAAAGTACTGCTTATTGACGATGAAGTGGAATTCCTCGAGGCCCTGTCCGAACGGATGGAGATCCGGGGCATGGATGTGACCACGGCCGAGAACGCCAACGCCGCGGTCAGCGCGATCAATTCGGGCGACTACGACGCCATCGTGCTGGACCTGCAGATGCCGGACATGAACGGCATCGACATGCTCAAGGTCATCCGCAAGACCAATCCGGACATGCAGGTCATCCTGCTGACCGGCCAGGCCACCCTGGAGGCCGGCATCCAGGCCATGAAGCTCGGGGCCATGGACTTCATGGAGAAGCCCGCGGACATCGACGCGCTGACCGACAAGATCAAGAAGGCCCAGGCCAAGAAGATGGTCATCGTGGAGAAGAAGACCGAGAAGAAGGTCAACGAAATCCTCAAGTCCAAGGGGTGGTAG
- a CDS encoding GNAT family N-acetyltransferase: MKALTIRHADMDDLPACHTIEANCFPPAEAAWASSLRNRIEIYPEGFLVAELEGRVVGQVNAGSTDKDDITDEEFKQLIGHDPDGRNIVIFSLSVHPDFQKRGIAGKLLANFIEHARDMGKSAIKLLCKEPLTSFYTRFGFTDDGLSRSTHGGVPWHAMTLILAD, from the coding sequence ATGAAAGCCCTGACCATACGCCACGCGGACATGGACGACCTGCCCGCCTGCCACACCATCGAGGCCAACTGCTTTCCGCCCGCCGAGGCCGCCTGGGCGAGCAGCCTGCGCAACCGCATCGAAATCTATCCCGAGGGATTTCTGGTGGCCGAGCTGGAAGGCCGGGTGGTCGGCCAGGTGAACGCGGGCTCCACCGACAAGGACGACATCACGGACGAGGAGTTCAAGCAGCTCATCGGCCACGACCCGGACGGCCGCAACATCGTCATCTTCTCCCTGTCCGTGCACCCCGATTTCCAGAAGCGCGGCATCGCGGGCAAGCTGCTTGCGAACTTCATCGAGCATGCCCGGGACATGGGCAAGTCCGCGATCAAGCTGTTGTGCAAGGAGCCGCTGACCTCCTTCTACACCCGTTTCGGCTTCACCGACGACGGCCTGTCCCGGTCCACCCACGGCGGCGTGCCCTGGCACGCCATGACCCTGATCCTGGCGGACTGA
- a CDS encoding ATP-binding cassette domain-containing protein gives MALVSLRDISINFTGTVLLDKVSMQIEPGERVCLLGRNGEGKSTLLSVIEGRTAPDSGSVDYQRGCRVAMLPQEVPQELAGTVYDIAAQGLGEVGAHLAAYHDASRALADSPEPGQDLVDRLERAQHALEDAGGWPHHQTIEAVLSHLKLDGDDRFGSLSGGTKRRVLLARALVSGPDLLILDEPTNHLDIDSISWLEDFLLRQNAALLFVTHDRAFLRRLATRIVELDRGRLTSWECDYETYLARKDDALSAEARQNHNFDRKLAEEEAWIRQGIKARRTRNMGRVRDLMKLRQERGARRERVGSVKMVIQEAERTGKLVIEASHLCFGYSDTPLINDFSATVMRGDKVGLIGPNGAGKTTLLKILLGELAPQSGSVRHGVNLQVSYFDQLREQLDETRSARYNVAEGNDFVDLNGHRVHVMTHLKNFLFTPDRAKVPVGVLSGGERNRLLLARLFTRSFNVLVMDEPTNDLDAETLDLLEELLMDYSGTLLLVSHDRDFLNNVVTSSIAFEGNGRVAEYVGGYDDWLRQRPSAAPSQARSCRPKSEPERPEPARRKLSYKEKFELERKREELKAMPARIETLERALTALQERMSAADYYKYSGEVMADDQKRMEALESDLEIAYETWEELETALEGVELD, from the coding sequence ATGGCCCTGGTCAGTTTACGAGACATTTCCATCAATTTCACCGGCACGGTGCTGCTGGACAAGGTGTCCATGCAGATCGAGCCGGGCGAACGCGTCTGCCTGCTCGGCCGCAACGGCGAGGGCAAGTCCACCCTGTTGTCGGTCATCGAGGGCAGGACCGCTCCCGACTCCGGCAGCGTGGACTACCAGCGCGGCTGCCGCGTGGCCATGCTCCCCCAGGAGGTGCCCCAGGAGCTGGCGGGCACGGTCTACGACATCGCGGCCCAGGGGCTGGGCGAGGTCGGCGCGCACCTGGCCGCCTACCACGACGCCTCCCGCGCCCTGGCCGATTCTCCCGAGCCGGGTCAGGACCTGGTGGACCGGCTGGAGCGCGCCCAGCACGCCCTGGAGGACGCCGGAGGCTGGCCGCACCACCAGACCATCGAGGCCGTGCTCTCGCACCTCAAGCTCGACGGCGACGACCGCTTCGGCTCCCTGTCCGGCGGGACCAAACGCCGCGTGCTCCTGGCCCGCGCCCTGGTCTCCGGCCCGGACCTGCTCATCCTGGACGAGCCCACCAACCACCTGGACATCGACTCCATCTCCTGGCTCGAGGATTTCCTGTTGCGCCAGAACGCGGCCCTGCTCTTCGTCACCCACGACCGCGCCTTCCTGCGCCGGCTGGCCACGCGCATCGTGGAGCTGGACCGGGGACGGCTGACCAGCTGGGAGTGCGACTACGAGACCTACCTCGCGCGCAAGGACGACGCCCTGTCCGCCGAGGCCAGGCAGAACCACAACTTCGACCGCAAGCTGGCCGAGGAGGAGGCCTGGATCCGGCAGGGCATCAAGGCCCGGCGCACCCGGAACATGGGCCGCGTGCGCGACCTCATGAAGCTGCGCCAGGAGCGCGGCGCGCGGCGCGAACGCGTGGGTTCGGTCAAGATGGTCATCCAGGAGGCCGAGCGCACGGGCAAGCTGGTCATCGAGGCCAGCCACCTCTGCTTCGGCTACAGCGACACGCCGCTCATAAACGATTTCTCCGCCACGGTCATGCGCGGGGACAAGGTCGGACTCATCGGGCCCAACGGCGCGGGCAAGACCACTCTGCTCAAGATCCTGCTCGGCGAGCTCGCCCCGCAGTCGGGCAGCGTGCGCCACGGGGTCAACCTCCAGGTCAGCTACTTCGACCAGCTCCGCGAGCAGCTCGACGAGACCCGCTCCGCCCGGTACAACGTGGCCGAGGGCAACGACTTCGTTGACCTCAACGGCCACCGCGTCCACGTCATGACCCACCTGAAGAATTTCCTGTTCACCCCGGACCGGGCCAAGGTCCCGGTGGGCGTGCTGTCCGGCGGGGAGCGCAACCGGCTGCTCCTGGCCCGGCTGTTCACCCGCTCGTTCAACGTCCTGGTCATGGACGAACCGACCAACGACCTGGACGCCGAGACCCTGGACCTGCTGGAGGAGCTGCTCATGGACTACTCCGGCACCCTGCTCCTGGTCTCCCACGACCGCGACTTCCTGAACAACGTGGTCACCTCGTCCATCGCCTTCGAGGGCAACGGCCGGGTGGCCGAGTACGTGGGCGGCTACGACGACTGGCTCCGGCAGCGCCCGTCGGCCGCCCCCTCCCAGGCCAGATCGTGCAGGCCCAAATCCGAACCGGAACGGCCCGAGCCCGCCAGGCGGAAGCTGAGCTACAAGGAAAAGTTCGAACTCGAGAGGAAGCGGGAGGAGCTGAAGGCCATGCCCGCCCGCATAGAAACGCTGGAGAGAGCGCTCACGGCCCTACAGGAGCGCATGTCCGCAGCGGATTATTACAAGTATTCCGGCGAGGTTATGGCCGACGACCAGAAGCGCATGGAAGCCCTTGAGTCCGACCTTGAAATCGCCTATGAGACCTGGGAAGAACTCGAAACCGCCCTGGAGGGCGTGGAGCTGGACTGA
- the rpe gene encoding ribulose-phosphate 3-epimerase, which translates to MILSPSMLSSDFANMETELKALEAAGLSWVHLDVMDGMFVPNITFGPPIIKAMRAKSKLFFDCHLMINDPGRYIGDFADAGADLICVHAEACTHLERVCAQIVEAGAKPAVALNPHTPPEAIRYLLPQLYMVLIMSVNPGFGGQKFIPFCLDKVRDLKAMIDRAGADTLIQIDGGVTLDNARELTEAGVDVLVSGSAFFKHPPYGERHKAFQDACK; encoded by the coding sequence ATGATTCTTTCCCCCTCCATGCTTTCCTCGGACTTCGCCAACATGGAAACCGAGCTCAAGGCCCTGGAAGCCGCGGGCCTGTCCTGGGTCCACCTGGACGTCATGGACGGCATGTTCGTGCCCAACATCACCTTCGGCCCGCCGATCATCAAGGCCATGCGCGCCAAGTCGAAGCTCTTCTTCGACTGCCACCTGATGATCAACGATCCCGGCCGGTACATCGGCGACTTCGCCGACGCCGGGGCCGACCTGATCTGCGTCCACGCCGAGGCGTGCACCCACCTGGAGCGGGTCTGCGCCCAGATCGTCGAGGCCGGGGCCAAGCCCGCCGTGGCGCTCAATCCGCACACCCCGCCCGAGGCCATCCGCTATCTCCTGCCGCAGCTGTACATGGTCCTGATCATGTCCGTGAACCCCGGCTTCGGCGGCCAGAAGTTCATCCCCTTCTGCCTGGACAAGGTCCGCGACCTCAAGGCCATGATCGACCGGGCCGGGGCCGACACCCTGATCCAGATCGACGGCGGCGTGACCCTGGACAACGCGCGCGAACTGACCGAGGCGGGCGTGGACGTGCTCGTGTCCGGCTCGGCCTTCTTCAAGCATCCGCCCTACGGCGAGCGGCACAAGGCGTTTCAGGACGCCTGCAAATAG
- a CDS encoding AsnC family transcriptional regulator, which translates to MDNYDKQILDIIQSHFPLASRPYAEVGERVGLTEAEVLDRVRAMKASGLIRRMGANFNSNTLGWQSTLCAASVPEDRLDAFVAEVNRHDGVTHNYLRENDFNVWFALIAPDMDAVEEILASITEATGIKVLNLPAYKLFKIKVDFKMDK; encoded by the coding sequence ATGGACAATTACGACAAGCAGATACTCGACATCATCCAGTCCCATTTCCCGTTGGCGTCCCGTCCGTATGCGGAGGTCGGCGAGCGGGTGGGTTTGACCGAGGCCGAGGTGCTCGATCGCGTTCGGGCCATGAAGGCGTCCGGGCTGATCCGGCGCATGGGGGCGAACTTCAACTCCAACACCCTGGGCTGGCAGTCCACCCTGTGCGCGGCCTCGGTGCCCGAGGACCGTCTGGACGCGTTCGTGGCCGAGGTCAACCGGCACGACGGCGTGACGCACAACTACCTGCGCGAGAATGATTTCAACGTCTGGTTCGCGCTCATCGCCCCGGACATGGACGCGGTGGAGGAAATCCTGGCCTCCATCACCGAGGCCACGGGCATCAAGGTGCTCAACCTCCCGGCGTACAAGCTGTTCAAGATCAAGGTCGATTTCAAGATGGACAAGTAG